A window from bacterium encodes these proteins:
- a CDS encoding MinD/ParA family protein has translation MVREDQLANIRKMARQSSLENARVITIVSGKGGVGKSNLSLNLSIALRESGRQVALFDADTHFSNIHILSGGPEKGTLADVISGEKRLNQLQVTEESGVNIISAPSGSETFDMSEEYIKEEFFHQIYRYKSSYDFVVIDTSASLSQTIIDFSLLADDLIVIITPEPAAVSDGYAMIKVLNNIRDGILFNVVVNFVDSQEEAEEVYERFSLVVEHFLGAEIKFLGFIQEDRSVKEAITMQKPLLRVYPEAKAAQCIKKIARGIMS, from the coding sequence ATGGTACGAGAAGATCAGTTGGCCAATATAAGGAAAATGGCCAGACAGAGCAGTCTGGAAAATGCCAGAGTTATTACAATTGTATCAGGCAAGGGGGGAGTGGGGAAATCAAACTTGTCTCTTAATCTTTCAATTGCACTAAGAGAATCGGGCAGACAAGTGGCTCTTTTTGATGCTGATACCCATTTTTCAAATATACATATTCTGTCAGGTGGCCCGGAAAAAGGGACTCTTGCAGATGTGATATCAGGGGAAAAGCGCCTTAATCAACTGCAGGTTACAGAAGAGTCAGGTGTAAACATTATTTCCGCTCCTTCAGGATCGGAAACTTTTGATATGTCTGAAGAATACATCAAAGAAGAATTTTTTCATCAAATTTACAGATACAAATCAAGTTATGATTTTGTTGTGATTGATACAAGTGCCAGCCTGTCGCAGACTATAATTGATTTTTCCCTGCTTGCAGATGACCTTATAGTGATTATCACACCGGAACCTGCTGCTGTCAGTGACGGGTATGCAATGATAAAAGTTTTAAATAATATTAGGGATGGGATACTGTTTAATGTAGTTGTTAATTTTGTTGATTCACAAGAGGAAGCTGAAGAAGTATATGAGAGGTTTTCTCTTGTGGTTGAGCATTTTCTTGGTGCGGAAATTAAATTTTTAGGATTTATACAGGAAGACCGCAGTGTAAAAGAAGCAATAACCATGCAGAAACCCCTGTTAAGAGTTTATCCTGAAGCAAAAGCGGCACAGTGTATAAAAAAGATCGCAAGAGGAATTATGTCATGA
- the flhF gene encoding flagellar biosynthesis protein FlhF, which produces MKVKRFRASTMREALQMVREDLGDEAVILKSGKIEHSGFFDMMKKEKVEVVAAVDVSEQSSAGHKANERRMKMSNLSYFKDKNTDKSRLRGSSAQSNLKPPAGFTDLLKSKIEQDKNPDHKQNGIVSKGIYDSDTDAAPWVKPVPEKRTRRPSPVHESARNPVHDETIRNMQEELKDLRSLVRSVTGKASLLNDLSIKEFADMPAPYAEQVMALIERGVEKHIAKMVVERAASSMPVDNVHNTKKLISAIRKTMGSMIKTAGPITCKKGKTKIIALVGPTGVGKTTTLAKLAANSKFVFNKKVALISADTYRMSAIEHLNTFAGIAHLPISAVYSPEELLASLKAQQDKDLVFIDTAGRSPKDRKFLVELKEFMDCAQPDEIHLVIPANIRYMDLLETIRRFGILNINRVIITKTDETVAIGSLLNISSEIDNPVSYITNGQTIPDDIELAKGDKLSRLILETV; this is translated from the coding sequence ATGAAAGTTAAGAGGTTTCGTGCTTCAACAATGCGGGAAGCCCTGCAGATGGTCAGGGAAGATTTGGGCGACGAGGCTGTTATTCTTAAATCCGGAAAGATTGAACATTCAGGATTTTTTGATATGATGAAGAAAGAAAAAGTAGAAGTAGTTGCTGCAGTAGATGTTTCGGAACAGTCGAGTGCAGGGCACAAAGCAAATGAAAGAAGAATGAAAATGAGTAATCTGTCCTATTTTAAAGATAAAAATACGGATAAAAGCAGATTGCGTGGCAGCAGTGCGCAATCAAATTTAAAGCCGCCTGCAGGGTTTACTGACCTGCTTAAATCAAAAATTGAACAGGATAAAAATCCTGACCATAAGCAGAATGGAATTGTATCAAAAGGGATTTATGATTCTGATACGGATGCCGCACCATGGGTTAAACCTGTTCCCGAAAAAAGAACCCGACGGCCTTCACCTGTTCATGAATCTGCACGGAATCCCGTTCATGATGAAACAATAAGAAACATGCAGGAAGAGCTGAAGGACCTTCGTTCGCTTGTCAGGTCTGTGACAGGAAAAGCATCCCTTCTGAATGATCTGTCTATAAAAGAATTTGCTGATATGCCTGCACCATATGCGGAACAGGTAATGGCATTGATAGAACGAGGCGTTGAAAAACATATTGCAAAGATGGTTGTTGAGCGTGCAGCCTCATCCATGCCTGTTGATAATGTCCACAATACAAAGAAGCTGATTTCTGCTATCAGAAAAACAATGGGGTCCATGATAAAAACTGCCGGACCTATTACATGCAAGAAGGGAAAAACAAAGATAATCGCATTGGTAGGACCTACTGGTGTAGGAAAAACAACAACACTCGCAAAATTGGCAGCAAACAGCAAATTTGTATTTAATAAAAAAGTTGCATTGATTTCTGCAGACACCTACAGAATGAGTGCAATTGAACATTTAAACACGTTTGCGGGTATTGCCCATCTTCCAATCAGTGCTGTTTATTCCCCTGAAGAACTTTTAGCTTCTCTTAAGGCTCAGCAAGACAAAGATCTTGTTTTTATTGATACTGCAGGCAGAAGCCCCAAGGATAGAAAATTTCTTGTCGAATTAAAAGAGTTTATGGATTGTGCACAGCCGGACGAAATTCATCTTGTAATTCCTGCTAATATAAGATATATGGATTTACTCGAAACAATTCGGCGTTTTGGAATCCTGAATATAAACAGGGTCATTATAACAAAGACAGATGAGACAGTAGCGATAGGGAGTCTGCTCAACATTAGTTCGGAAATTGATAACCCTGTCTCATATATCACAAATGGCCAGACAATACCTGATGATATTGAACTGGCAAAAGGGGACAAGCTTTCACGGCTGATATTGGAGACAGTGTAA
- the flhA gene encoding flagellar biosynthesis protein FlhA: MNSKLLNHSDVFLALGVIIILMVMIFPLPSPVMDLLIALNLAIGLLILMVSMYISHPLEFSVFPGLLLIVTLFRLSLNVASTRLILGQAYAGKIILAFGDFVVKGNYVVGMIIFLILVIINFVVITKGAGRVAEVAARFTLDSMPGKQMAIDADLNAGLIDESEARKRRKEITQEADFYGSMDGASKFVRGDAIAGLIITLLNILGGLVIGVVQNHMAVGEAVKTYTRLTVGDGLVSQIPALIISTAAGLVVTRTATESNFGRDISNQIFHSPRAVFIVSGVLVAFGLIPGLPLVPFLVLGTVTGAIGFISKGEEEAVEEEVPEEVKQLPEEGEEVENFLRVDPLELEIGYGLIPLVDTEQGGDLLVRITQLRRQCASEIGIIVPPIRIRDNIQLKANEYMVLIRGSEAARGELMLGRFLALNPGTVEDSDNVEGVRVTEPAFGLPAVWISDMEREKAELIGYTVVEPVAVLTTHLLEVIKSNAHKLIGRQEVNNLLENLKKEQPVLVEELVPNLLSLGVVERVLQNLLKERVSIRNLFAILEILSDYAVMTKDSDLLTEYVRQSMGEIITKPYLNDAGVLQAITLDTGIEQLFISAVQEIAKSGASGRIDQAVIPPELLQKFYMELQSQIEKVLGVGIQPVMITSPGIRLYLRRLTETSFPNLIVISFAEIPPAVEIESIGSVRITDES, translated from the coding sequence ATGAACAGTAAACTTTTAAATCATAGCGATGTTTTTCTTGCACTTGGAGTTATAATCATCCTGATGGTTATGATTTTTCCGTTACCGTCTCCTGTAATGGACCTCTTAATTGCATTAAACCTCGCAATTGGCCTTTTGATTCTTATGGTTTCCATGTATATAAGCCATCCTCTTGAGTTTTCTGTTTTTCCCGGGCTGCTTTTAATAGTTACACTTTTCAGGCTTTCTCTAAACGTTGCATCCACAAGGTTGATTCTGGGGCAAGCTTATGCAGGCAAGATTATACTTGCATTCGGAGATTTTGTTGTAAAAGGCAATTATGTAGTTGGAATGATAATATTTTTAATTCTTGTAATTATAAATTTTGTTGTTATTACAAAAGGTGCAGGAAGAGTAGCAGAAGTAGCAGCACGTTTTACCCTTGATTCAATGCCCGGAAAACAGATGGCAATAGATGCCGATTTAAATGCCGGGTTGATTGATGAATCTGAAGCAAGAAAAAGAAGGAAGGAAATTACACAGGAAGCAGATTTTTACGGGTCAATGGATGGTGCGAGTAAATTTGTAAGAGGGGATGCAATTGCAGGCCTCATTATTACTTTACTTAATATTCTCGGCGGCCTTGTAATAGGTGTTGTTCAGAACCACATGGCTGTAGGAGAGGCAGTTAAAACTTATACGCGGCTTACTGTTGGGGATGGTTTGGTCTCTCAGATTCCGGCACTTATAATTTCCACTGCAGCAGGACTTGTAGTGACCAGGACTGCTACGGAGAGCAATTTCGGCAGGGACATATCAAATCAGATTTTCCACAGTCCGAGAGCAGTCTTCATTGTTTCCGGAGTACTTGTAGCTTTTGGATTAATTCCGGGTCTGCCATTGGTTCCTTTCCTTGTACTTGGAACAGTTACCGGTGCTATCGGATTTATTTCGAAAGGCGAAGAAGAGGCAGTAGAAGAGGAAGTACCTGAGGAGGTTAAACAGCTTCCCGAAGAGGGCGAAGAAGTAGAGAATTTTTTAAGAGTTGACCCTCTTGAACTGGAGATAGGCTATGGATTAATCCCTCTCGTTGATACGGAACAGGGAGGTGATTTGCTGGTTAGAATAACTCAGCTTAGAAGACAGTGTGCATCTGAAATCGGAATTATTGTACCGCCTATCCGAATCAGAGATAATATACAATTAAAGGCTAATGAGTACATGGTTCTTATCAGAGGGTCAGAAGCAGCACGTGGTGAGTTAATGCTCGGGCGTTTCCTGGCGCTCAATCCCGGAACTGTGGAAGACAGCGATAATGTTGAGGGAGTAAGAGTAACTGAGCCTGCTTTCGGGCTTCCTGCAGTATGGATTTCTGACATGGAAAGGGAAAAAGCGGAACTTATCGGATACACAGTTGTAGAGCCGGTTGCAGTACTTACCACTCACCTTCTTGAAGTAATAAAATCTAATGCACATAAATTAATTGGCAGACAGGAAGTTAATAATTTACTTGAAAATCTAAAGAAAGAGCAGCCTGTTCTTGTAGAGGAGCTTGTACCAAATCTTCTTTCCCTCGGGGTTGTGGAAAGAGTTTTACAGAATCTTCTTAAGGAGAGAGTTTCAATAAGGAACCTTTTTGCAATTCTGGAAATTTTATCTGATTATGCGGTAATGACCAAGGACAGCGACTTGTTAACTGAGTATGTCAGGCAGTCAATGGGCGAAATTATTACAAAGCCCTATCTTAATGATGCAGGTGTCCTTCAGGCAATTACCCTTGATACAGGGATTGAGCAGCTGTTCATTTCTGCTGTTCAGGAGATAGCAAAGAGCGGGGCGTCCGGCCGGATTGATCAGGCGGTTATTCCACCTGAACTGCTTCAAAAGTTTTACATGGAACTGCAGAGCCAGATTGAGAAAGTGCTTGGTGTGGGTATTCAGCCGGTTATGATAACTTCGCCTGGCATAAGATTGTATTTAAGAAGGTTAACTGAAACAAGTTTCCCGAATTTAATTGTTATCTCTTTTGCAGAGATTCCACCTGCGGTTGAGATAGAATCCATTGGTAGTGTGAGGATAACTGATGAAAGTTAA